The region GACCGTCCTCGACGGCATCGATCTGCGCGTCCCGGCCGGGTCCGTGTTCGCGCTGCTCGGGCCCAACGGCGCCGGCAAGACCACCGCCGTGAAGATCCTGTCCACGCTCATCACCGCCGACGGCGGCCAGGCCCAGGTAGCGGGCCACGACGTCGCCACGTCACCGGACGGGGTCCGTGCCGCGATCGGCGTCACCGGGCAGTTCTCCGCCGTCGACGGCCTGATCACCGGCGAGGAGAACATGCTCCTCATGGCGGACCTGCACCACCTGTCCAAGCCCGAGGGGCGCCGGGTCACCGCCGAGCTCCTGGAGCGGTTCGACCTCGTCGACGCCGCCAAGAAGCCCGCCCAGAGCTACTCCGGCGGCATGAAGCGCCGCCTCGACCTCGCCATGACCCTCGTCGGCGACCCGCGGATCATCTTCCTCGACGAGCCGACCACCGGCCTCGACCCGCGCAGCCGCCACAACATGTGGGGAATCGTCCGCGAGCTGGTCTCCGGAGGCGTCACCGTCTTCCTCACCACCCAGTACCTGGACGAGGCCGACGAGCTCGCCGACCGCATCGCCGTGCTCAACGACGGCAGGATCGCCGCCGAGGGCAGCGCCGAGGAGCTGAAGCGGCTCGTCCCGGGCGGACACGTCCGGCTCCGCTTCACCGATCCTGCGGCATACCAGTCCGCCGCCTCCGCCCTGCGCGAGGTCACCCGCGACGACGAGGCACTGGCGCTGCGGATCCCCAGCGACGGCAGCCAGCGCGAACTGCGCTCCCTCCTCGACTGGCTGGACTCGGCCGGCATCGAGGCGGACGAGCTGACCGTGCACACCCCCGACCTCGACGACGTGTTCTTCGCCCTGACCGGCGCCACCAACGTGCCCAGCCGGCCCAACCAGTCCAAGGAGACTGTCCGATGAGCGCCCTCTCCCTCGCCGTCCGCGACTCGTCCACGATGCTGCGCCGCAATCTGCTGCACGCGAGGCGCTACCCGTCCCTGACGCTGAATTTGCTGCTCACACCGGTCGTGCTGCTGCTTCTCTTCGTCTACATCTTCGGCGACGTGATGAGTGCGGGCATCGGGGACGGCGGGGCGGACCGCTCCGCGTACATCGCGTATCTCGTCCCGGGCATCCTGATGATGACCATCGGCGGCACCACGATCGGCAGCGCGGTGTCCGTCTCCATGGACATGAACGAGGGCATCATCGCCCGCTTCCGCACGATGGCGATCCACCGCGGGTCCGTGCTCATCGGGCACGTCGTCGGCAGCGTGCTGCAGTGCATCGCCGGCGTGGTCCTCGTCGGCGCCGTCGCCGTGGCCATCGGCTTCCGGTCCACGGACGCAACCGCCCTGGAGTGGCTGGCGGCGTTCGGGCTGCTCACGCTGTTCTCCCTGGCGCTCACCTGGATCGCGGTCGGCATGGGCTTGATCAGCCCGAACGCCGAGGCGGCCAGCAACAACGCGCTGCCGCTGATCTTCCTGCCGCTCATCTCCAGCACCTTCGTCCCGGTCGACGCGATGCCGGGCTGGTTCCAGCCGATCGCCGAGTACCAGCCGTTCACCCCGGCCATCGAGACCCTGCGCGGACTGCTGCTCGGCACCGAGATCGGCAACAACGGGTGGATCGCGATCGCCTGGTGCGTCGGCCTGACCGTGCTCGGCTACCGCTGGTCGACGGCGTCGTTCAACCGCGACCCGAAGTAGGCGAGATGAGCGCGCGGGCTGCTTCCCACCGCGGAGCCTCGTCGCGCATCGGCTTGTTGCACGCGTACTCACGCAGGGCCCGGCGCACGGGGCGTGTCCGCTGGTAGCGGCGACCGCCGCCTCGTCGGTCAGGTGCTCAGCGACGTAGTCACGGAAGTCGTCCAGCAGTTCTTACGGGGCAGGTCGACGAGCAACCCGAGCACCAACCGCCCAGCCGGGCACCGTGGTTCGACCCGATCGGGTGGCCGTCGCCGAAGTGGTGAGGCGGGGTGGCCGACAGCCGGCAGCGCCGATAGCGTAACCGCGTGGACCAGGATGAACGGCTACTGCACGCCTCGTCGTTCGGCGCAGCGGCGGTCGCATACGCCGAGCACCGTCCGGACTACGCGCAGGCCGCGGTGCGCTGGGCGCTCGAGCCCGCTCCCGGCTCGCGCGTGCTCGACCTCGGCGCCGGAACCGGCAAGCTGACCGCCACGCTGGTCGCGCTGGGTGCCGAAGTCCTTGCAGTCGAGCCCGACCCGGCGATGCTGACCGAACTGCGCCGCTCGCTGCCGGCTGTCCGTGCCCTGTCGGGTAGTGCCGAGGCGATACCGCTGCCGGACGCGTCCGTCGATGCCGTGCTGGCCGGCAACGCCATGCATTGGTTCGACATGGCCGTCGCTGGAACCGAGATCGCCAGGGTCCTGGCACCAAGCGGCATCCTGGCCGGTCTGTGGAACGTCATGGACGACCGGGTCGAGTGGGTTGCCGGGCTCGCGCGGGTCAGCGGGAGCGCGGCCATCGGCCCGCGTGACACGCCCACCGGCTGGCGCGCCGAGACGGCAGACATGCACCTTCCAAAGACCGACGTGGCCGCCCGGTTCGGCTCGCCGGAGCAGGCCGAGTTCCCGCACGGGCAGCGCCGCACCGCCGACTCCCTCGTCGCGACCATCGCGACACGCGCGGGGGTGCTGGTGATGCCGGAACAGGAACAAGAGGCCACGCTGGGCCGGATCCGCGCATTCCTCGCGAGTGGACCGGAGACCGCCCGCGGCGAGTTCACCCTCCCGATGCTGACCGGCGTGCTGCGCGTCCGGCGGCTGTGAAGCATCACACGGAAACCTTCGGTGACGCCCCTTGGACCGCCGCCCGTGTGGATACTTTGCGGAGGCCGGGGCAACCGCGACTGCCCGGTCGGCGGCAACTGCGTCCCACGACGTAACCGACTCGATCCCGTACGCGCCCGTACGCGCTGTGAACCACTGCGTCGGGTGCCTTGTCGTGCCGTGGCACCTCGGTGGCCTGCCTGACGATCCCGCGCCGACACGCCTTCGGCCGCTCCCGTCCTGCCCGTCAGCGGCCGAGGGCGGCCCCGGTGCTGCCCCAGTGCTGCCCCAGTGCTGCCCCGGTGCGGTTCTGCCCGCAGTCTCGGACGCACCGCTGACCAGGCATCCTCCTGCCCATCAGCGTCGCGTTATGGGTCGGGGGCTTCCCGTCAAGCATCCGTCAGTGAGGGGCCCCGCACCCGCTCGGGCGGGCATAGCTTCATCGAAGCGCCCGGCCGATCCGACCGCGCGGCGCACGTCGCCTTCTTCGAGGAGCCGCACCATGTCTCCAGTCGAGCATTCCGAGGACCCCGAGCCTTCTGAACGCTTCCCGGCCGGACTTCTCTTCGTCCCCGTCCGGTCGGGGCCCGCGGGCTGTACGGCCCGGTTCTTCCGCACCCCCCTCGGCGGCCGTACGGCCGTCGGCTTCACCTCAGCGGCGAAACTCACCGCCACACTGGGCCCGGACCAGGCCTCCATCAGGCTCTCCGAACCCGCGCTGCGCGCTCTCGCCGCGCCTCTGGGAGTCACCGCCCTCACCGTCGACCCGCAGTTCTCCGCCCCCTCGGCCGACCGCACCGCGGCCACGGCCCGTGAGCGCGAGAACTCCTGGCGCCGCTGGCATCCCCAGCACGTCGGCGCCCTGCGGGTGACCGGCGCCGCCGCCGTCGTCGCGTGCCTGAACCTGCTGATCGGCTGAGGAGGCGTCATGTCCATTCAGGAACTGTCCGCTCAGGAACTCCACCCGGCACCCGGGACCGACAGCCCCGGCGAAGCAGCCCACGCCGACGCGCGAGACGCCGAAGGCCTCTCCGTCTGGCCCCGCTCCGCCCGCCCCGAACCCCACGGGGACGTCTCCGTCGGCGGTGTCTCCCTCGCCGAGGCCGCCGACCGCTTCGGCACCCCGGTCTACGTCCTCGACGAGCACGAGGTCCGCGAGCGCTGCCGCACGTATCGCACCGCGTTCCCCGACGCCGACATCGTCTACGCCGCCAAGGCGTTCCTGTGCCGGGCCATGGCCCACTGGGTCCAGGAAGAGGGCCTGGGCCTGGACGTCTGCTCCGCCGGGGAACTCGCGCTCGCCGTCACCACCGGCTTCCCGCCGGAGAAGATCGTGATGCACGGCAACGCCAAGAGCCCCGAGGACCTCCGCACAGCCCTCCGGCTCGGTGTCGGACGCATCGTCGTGGACAGCACCTCCGAAATCGCCCGGCTCGCCGCGATCACACCCGCCGGGACCCGCCAGCCGGTGATGGTGCGCGTGGTGCCCGGCATCGCGGCCGGCGGACACGCCAAGGTACGCACCGGCACCGACGACCAGAAGTTCGGTCTGTCGCTCACGGACGGCTCCGCGCAGCACGCCGTCACCCGGATACTCGACCAGCCGCATCTCGAACTCGTCGGCCTGCACTGCCACATCGGCTCACAGGTTGCCGCCGTGAAACCGTACGTCGCGGCGGTGCGGCGCATGGTCGGACTGCTGGCCCGCATCCGCGACCAGCACGGCATCGCCCTCCCCCAGCTGAACATCGGCGGCGGCCACGCCATCGCCTACCGCCCCGGCGAGGAGCACCTGAACATCTCCGTCCTGGCCGGGCGGGTCCGCGCCGAGCTGGAGGACGGCTGCGCCCGCGCCGGACTGCCCGTGCCCCGGCTCACCCTCGAACCCGGCCGGGCCATCGTCGGCCCCGCCGGCGTCGCCGTCTACCGGGTGCTGGCCGTCAAACGCACCGGCGCGCACACCTTCGTCGCGGTCGACGGCGGTATGAGCGACAACCCCAGGCCCGCGCTGTACGGAGTGCGGTACGCGCCCCGGCTCATCGGCCGCCCCTCCTCCGCACCGCCCCGCCTCGTCACCGTCGTGGGCCGCCACTGCGAAGCAGGTGACATCCTCGCGGACGAAGTGGCGCTCCCGGGCGACGTACACCCCGGCGACCTCCTCGCCGTCCCGGCGGCCGGCGCGTACCACCTGTCCATGGCGTCCGGGTACAACCTCGTCGGCCGCCCGCCGGTGGTCGCGGTGTCGGACGGCATCGCGCGTGTGCTCGTACGGCGTGAGTCGCTGGACGACATGAGCCGCCGGGACGTCGGGCTGTAACACCGAGTCCCTTCCCTGGACCTCCGCCGAGCTCCACCTCGGCGGAGGACTGCCCGTTGTACACCACGGGCAGTCCGAAAGATCACTGAATGCCCCCTATCTGCATACCTCTATGTGTGAGGACGAGGTCTCGATGACCGTCGAAAACACCGTCGGCCTGATCGTGGCCGTCTCACTGCTCGCCTACCTCGTGGTAGCCCTGATCAAGCCGGAGAAGTTCTGATGTCCGCTCCCGCCGAGACCCGGCCCGCGCCCGTACCGGACTCCCCTCCGCCCGGCCCCGGGCAGCCGCGCCGGGTCGGCGCCGGAATGCTCGATCCGACGCAGCTGTGGCGCGCGCTCCCCCAGGCGCTGCGCAAGTTGAATCCGGTGACCCTGTTCCGCAACCCGGTCATGTTCGTGACCGAGGTCGGCGCCGCCCTCACCACCGGCATCGCGGTCTTCCACCCCAGCCTCTTCGCGTGGCTGATCACCGGCTGGTTGTGGCTGACGGTGGTCTTCGCCAACCTCGCCGAGGCCGTGGCCGAGAGCCGCGGCAAGGCACAGGCCGACTCGCTGCGCAGGACCCGGCAGCAGACCACCGCCTGGCGCCTCGCGGGCTGGGAGCCCGGGGCAACTCAGGACGCCTACCTCGAAGAGGCCGTCGCAGCGTCCGAGTTGAGGCGCGGCGACATCGTGTCCGTACCGGCCGGGGAGCTGATCCCCGGCGACGGCGACGTCATCCAGGGCGCCGCGAGCGTCGACGAGTCGGCGATCACCGGTGAGTCCGCGCCGGTCATCCGCGAGTCGGGCGGCGACCGCAGCGCGGTCACCGGCGGCACCCGGGTGCTCTCCGACCACCTCGTCGTACGGATCACCCAGGAGCCCGGGGAGAGCTTCCTGGACCGGATGATCTCCCTGGTCGAGGGTGCCAACCGGCAGAAGACCCCCAACGAGCTGGCGCTGAACCTGCTGCTGGTCATGCTGACCTTCGTGTTCCTGGTCGCGGTCGTGACCCTGCAGCCGATGGCGATCTTCTCCAAGGACGCGATGGCCGCCGCGCACGACACCGCGGCGCTGACCGCGAACGGTGTCACCGCCATCGTCCTCGTCTCGCTGCTGGTCTGTCTGATCCCCACCACGATCGGCGCGCTGCTCTCGGCGATCGGCATCGCGGGCATGGACCGGCTGGTGCAGCGCAACGTCCTGGCCATGTCCGGCAGGGCGGTCGAGGCGGCCGGCGACGTCAACACCTTGCTGCTCGACAAGACCGGCACGATCACCTTCGGCAACCGGCGGGCGAGCGCGTTCCTCCCGGTCGGGGCGGTCCCCATGGAGCGACTGGCGCAGGCCGCGCTCCTTTCCAGCTTGGCCGACGAGACGCCGGAGGGTCGTTCCATCGTCGAATTCGCCTACGAGAAGCACGAGTTGACCGAGCGGGTCACGAACGGCGCCGAGTGGGTGCCGTTCACCGCCGCCACCCGCATGTCGGGAGTCGACCTTCCCAGCGGGCAACGGCTGCGCAAGGGCGCGGCGGCATCGGTGGCGGCGTGGGTGCGCGAGCAGGGCGGCGAGGTTCCGCACGCACTGGAGGCGACCGTCCAACAGGTCTCCGCGTCAGGCGGTACGCCGCTGGCCGTGGCGCAGTCCACGAGCGACGGCCGGGCCGAGGTACTCGGTGTCGTCCACCTCAAGGACGTCGTCAAGCCCGGCCTGCGCGAACGCTTCGACGAGCTGCGCCGGATGGGCATCCGTACGGTGATGATCACCGGCGACAACCCGATGACCGCCAAGGCGATCGCCGAGGAGGCGGGAGTCGACGACTTCCTGGCCGAGGCCACGCCCGAGGACAAGCTGGAGCTGATCAAGCGGGAGCAGGCCGGCGGTCACCTCATCGCGATGACGGGCGACGGCACGAACGACGCACCGGCGCTCGCGCAGGCGGACGTGGGCGTGGCGATGAACACGGGCACGTCGGCCGCCAAGGAGGCCGGCAACATGGTCGACCTCGACTCCGACCCCACGAAGATCATCGAGATCGTCGAGATCGGCAAGCAACTCCTCATCACCCGGGGCGCGCTCACGACCTTCTCGATCGCCAACGACATCGCCAAGTACTTCGCGATCCTGCCCGCGATGTTCGCCGCGGTGTACCCGGGCCTCGACCGGCTCAACATCATGGCTCTGCACTCGCCGCTGTCCGCGATCCTCTCCGCGGTCGTCTTCAACGCGGTGGTCATCGTGGCGCTGATCCCGCTCGCCCTGCGCGGTGTCCGCTATCGGCCGAGCAGCGCCTCCGCCCTGCTCACCCGCAACCTGTGGATCTACGGACTCGGCGGCGTGGTCGCCCCGTTCCTGGCCATCAAGTTCATCGACTTCGCCCTCGTCCAGTTCATCCCGGGGATCTGACCATGACACGCATCCCGCACTGGCTCGCCCAGCACATCGCAGCACTCCGGGTGGTCCTCGTCCTGACTCTCCTGACCGGCCTGGCCTATCCGCTGGCCATGGTGGCCGCGGCCCAAGTCCCCGGACTCGACGGCAAGTCGGAGGTCACCGGCGCCGACGGCAAACCGGCCGGATCCTCACTCATCGGCCAGTCCTTCACCGACGCCAAGGGCAACCCCGTCAAGAAGTACTTCCAGTCCCGGCCCTCCAACGCCGGTACCGGATACGACGCCACGGCGTCCGGAGCCGGCAACCAGGGCCCCGAGTCCGTCGTCGACACGAAGGACAAGCCGAGCCTGCTCACCCTGGTGTGCGGGCGCAGCAAGGCGGTCGGCGACCTCGAAGGCGTCGACGGTTCGCGCCCGTACTGCACGGACGACGGTGTCGGCGCGGTTCTCGGCGTCTTCCACGAGGGTGGCACGAGCGGTCGTGTCACCAAGGTGGTCAGCCTCGACCAGGCCTGCCCCGCGCTGCCGTTCCTCGCCACGTACAAGGGGGTTCGTGTCTCGTGCGCGAAGCCCGGCGCGGACTACAGCCACGCCGTGACCGTCCCCGTGCGCGGCGACGCCCCGGCGAACCCGGTCGTTCCCGCCGACGCGGTCACCGCGAGCGGCAGCGGCCTCGACCCGCACATCAGCCCGGCGTACGCGAAGCTCCAGGCGCCGCGCGTCGCACGCGAGCGGGGCGCGACCGTGGCCGACGTACGGGGGCTGATCGCGAAGTACACCACCGGGCGTGCGCTCGGTGTGCTCGGCGAGCCGGGCGTCAATGTCGTCGAGCTGAACATCGCGCTCGACCGCAAGTACCCGACGACCGCGGCATCCGCGTCGTCTCCGAAGCAGGGAGCCTGATCATGGCGGCCTGGATCCAGGCATCGATCATTCTCGCCGTGGTCGTGGGGCTGCACGTCCCGCTCGGCGACTACATGGCCCGCGCCCTCGACGGCGGGAAGCACTGGAGGGGAGAGAAGACCCTCTATCGCGTCTGCGGAATCGACCCGGACAAGGAACAGACCTGGCGGCACTACCTCACCGCCCTGCTCGCCTTCTCCGTCATGAGCGTCGCGGCGCTCTTCGCCCTCTTCACCCTTCAGGGCAAGCTGCCCTGGTCGACGGGTCACGAGGGCATGCCGTGGCGGCTCGCGCTGCACACCGCCGTCTCGTTCACGACCAACACCAGCTGGCAGAACTACGCCGGTGAGTCCACCACCGGCCATCTCGCCGTCATGGCGGGCCTGGGCGTCCAGGCGTTCGCGTCGGCGGCGGTCGGCATCTGCGTCGCCCTCGCCCTGGTCCGGGGCCTGGTCCGACGGTCCACGGACGACCTCGGCAACTTCTGGGTCGACCTGCTGCGCACGATCTTCCGCATCCTGCTGCCGATGGCGGTCGTCGGCGGCCTGATCCTGATGGCGGGCGGTGTCATCCAGAGCCTCGGCGGCGGACACACC is a window of Streptomyces mirabilis DNA encoding:
- a CDS encoding ATP-binding cassette domain-containing protein; the protein is MPTSRRSDGQPSPAAVSTVGLRKSYGDKTVLDGIDLRVPAGSVFALLGPNGAGKTTAVKILSTLITADGGQAQVAGHDVATSPDGVRAAIGVTGQFSAVDGLITGEENMLLMADLHHLSKPEGRRVTAELLERFDLVDAAKKPAQSYSGGMKRRLDLAMTLVGDPRIIFLDEPTTGLDPRSRHNMWGIVRELVSGGVTVFLTTQYLDEADELADRIAVLNDGRIAAEGSAEELKRLVPGGHVRLRFTDPAAYQSAASALREVTRDDEALALRIPSDGSQRELRSLLDWLDSAGIEADELTVHTPDLDDVFFALTGATNVPSRPNQSKETVR
- a CDS encoding ABC transporter permease, coding for MSALSLAVRDSSTMLRRNLLHARRYPSLTLNLLLTPVVLLLLFVYIFGDVMSAGIGDGGADRSAYIAYLVPGILMMTIGGTTIGSAVSVSMDMNEGIIARFRTMAIHRGSVLIGHVVGSVLQCIAGVVLVGAVAVAIGFRSTDATALEWLAAFGLLTLFSLALTWIAVGMGLISPNAEAASNNALPLIFLPLISSTFVPVDAMPGWFQPIAEYQPFTPAIETLRGLLLGTEIGNNGWIAIAWCVGLTVLGYRWSTASFNRDPK
- a CDS encoding class I SAM-dependent methyltransferase, producing MDQDERLLHASSFGAAAVAYAEHRPDYAQAAVRWALEPAPGSRVLDLGAGTGKLTATLVALGAEVLAVEPDPAMLTELRRSLPAVRALSGSAEAIPLPDASVDAVLAGNAMHWFDMAVAGTEIARVLAPSGILAGLWNVMDDRVEWVAGLARVSGSAAIGPRDTPTGWRAETADMHLPKTDVAARFGSPEQAEFPHGQRRTADSLVATIATRAGVLVMPEQEQEATLGRIRAFLASGPETARGEFTLPMLTGVLRVRRL
- a CDS encoding SAV_915 family protein, translated to MSPVEHSEDPEPSERFPAGLLFVPVRSGPAGCTARFFRTPLGGRTAVGFTSAAKLTATLGPDQASIRLSEPALRALAAPLGVTALTVDPQFSAPSADRTAATARERENSWRRWHPQHVGALRVTGAAAVVACLNLLIG
- the lysA gene encoding diaminopimelate decarboxylase — encoded protein: MSIQELSAQELHPAPGTDSPGEAAHADARDAEGLSVWPRSARPEPHGDVSVGGVSLAEAADRFGTPVYVLDEHEVRERCRTYRTAFPDADIVYAAKAFLCRAMAHWVQEEGLGLDVCSAGELALAVTTGFPPEKIVMHGNAKSPEDLRTALRLGVGRIVVDSTSEIARLAAITPAGTRQPVMVRVVPGIAAGGHAKVRTGTDDQKFGLSLTDGSAQHAVTRILDQPHLELVGLHCHIGSQVAAVKPYVAAVRRMVGLLARIRDQHGIALPQLNIGGGHAIAYRPGEEHLNISVLAGRVRAELEDGCARAGLPVPRLTLEPGRAIVGPAGVAVYRVLAVKRTGAHTFVAVDGGMSDNPRPALYGVRYAPRLIGRPSSAPPRLVTVVGRHCEAGDILADEVALPGDVHPGDLLAVPAAGAYHLSMASGYNLVGRPPVVAVSDGIARVLVRRESLDDMSRRDVGL
- the kdpF gene encoding K(+)-transporting ATPase subunit F, which gives rise to MTVENTVGLIVAVSLLAYLVVALIKPEKF
- the kdpB gene encoding potassium-transporting ATPase subunit KdpB — its product is MSAPAETRPAPVPDSPPPGPGQPRRVGAGMLDPTQLWRALPQALRKLNPVTLFRNPVMFVTEVGAALTTGIAVFHPSLFAWLITGWLWLTVVFANLAEAVAESRGKAQADSLRRTRQQTTAWRLAGWEPGATQDAYLEEAVAASELRRGDIVSVPAGELIPGDGDVIQGAASVDESAITGESAPVIRESGGDRSAVTGGTRVLSDHLVVRITQEPGESFLDRMISLVEGANRQKTPNELALNLLLVMLTFVFLVAVVTLQPMAIFSKDAMAAAHDTAALTANGVTAIVLVSLLVCLIPTTIGALLSAIGIAGMDRLVQRNVLAMSGRAVEAAGDVNTLLLDKTGTITFGNRRASAFLPVGAVPMERLAQAALLSSLADETPEGRSIVEFAYEKHELTERVTNGAEWVPFTAATRMSGVDLPSGQRLRKGAAASVAAWVREQGGEVPHALEATVQQVSASGGTPLAVAQSTSDGRAEVLGVVHLKDVVKPGLRERFDELRRMGIRTVMITGDNPMTAKAIAEEAGVDDFLAEATPEDKLELIKREQAGGHLIAMTGDGTNDAPALAQADVGVAMNTGTSAAKEAGNMVDLDSDPTKIIEIVEIGKQLLITRGALTTFSIANDIAKYFAILPAMFAAVYPGLDRLNIMALHSPLSAILSAVVFNAVVIVALIPLALRGVRYRPSSASALLTRNLWIYGLGGVVAPFLAIKFIDFALVQFIPGI
- a CDS encoding potassium-transporting ATPase subunit C, which produces MTRIPHWLAQHIAALRVVLVLTLLTGLAYPLAMVAAAQVPGLDGKSEVTGADGKPAGSSLIGQSFTDAKGNPVKKYFQSRPSNAGTGYDATASGAGNQGPESVVDTKDKPSLLTLVCGRSKAVGDLEGVDGSRPYCTDDGVGAVLGVFHEGGTSGRVTKVVSLDQACPALPFLATYKGVRVSCAKPGADYSHAVTVPVRGDAPANPVVPADAVTASGSGLDPHISPAYAKLQAPRVARERGATVADVRGLIAKYTTGRALGVLGEPGVNVVELNIALDRKYPTTAASASSPKQGA